The genomic interval AAACCCGGTTTTCTTTGATCCAGTCGGAAATCTCCTCCGCTTTTCCGGTTCCGATATAATGCCCGGCTTTGATTTTCTGCTGGCGGACCATAAAGCGGCCCTTTACCTCCGCACCGGCGCTCTCGGCCAGTTGCGCAAGTTCATCCATGGTATCCTTAACCCGCCACTCCTCCTCGTTTCTCAGAACGACGCCAACGAGCACGACGGTTTCAACACTCTTATCTTCAGTTTCTACAAGTTCAGGCATTCTCTATTGCTCTAGTATTCAGCAGTGAATGTAAGAAAAACAACAACACTGAGCACCTTTGAATTCGTTATTTTTCCCACACGCATTACATATCAGATCTGCACCGGTGTCGGGCCGTTTTTCTGCCAGACAGAGGAAACCGCAGCCGCCAGCGCTTCCGGCGTTTTAAAATCGGCAGTGTTGATCCATTCCACATTCAGCTGATTGCGAAACCAGGTCATTTGGCGTTTGGCAAGCTGGCGGGTACGGATCACCGTTTTTTCCCAGGCTTCCTCAAGCGTCATTTCATTTTTCAAAACAGCAAAAGCTTCTGCATAGCCGATCGCCTGCATCGCGGTCTGAGACAGCTCAAGCCCCATCAGCCGTTCCGCCTCTTCCAGTAATCCGGCGGCATACATTTCATCCACCCGTTTTTCGATCCGCTCCAGCAGTACTGCGCGCTCAACGTACAAACCGACCAGCTTCGGCTTCGGTTTCGAATTCCATTTACTGTTGGCCGTACCATCCTTTTCCAGAATCCGGATCAGGCGGCGCGGGTTCTGCCGGTCGTCTTCGGTCAGACGCTCATACAAACCGCCGGCTTCGGCTTTGGCTCGTTTTTCCAAGGCCCGGAAATCGAGCGACTCCAGCTCTTTCCGAAGTTCGGAATTTTCAGGCGGCACATCGTCGAACCCCTCGGTCAGACATTTGACATAAAGCCCGGTTCCGCCGACAACAATGATATTCCGCCCCGTCTCAAAAGACGGACGCACCGCATCCAGATAGGCCGCAACATTGAACTTTTCGGTCGGCTCAACGAGATCAAAACCTGCATAGTCGACTTTCTCCCGATCCCCGAAAGTCGGCTTAGCCGTACCGATATCCATTCCTTTGTAGATATTCATGGAATCGGCCGAAACAATCAGCTGCCCTTCCCGTTCCGCGATATACTGCGCTACAGCACTTTTGCCTGAGGCAGTCGGTCCGATGACAAAATGAGCATGCGGAGCGGCATCAGACATCTTCAGTTTTCTCTTCCTGCTTTTTCTTATCGAAAAAACTCATGACCAGAAAAACCACAAATACAATGCAGATAGCGGAATCGGCGACGTTAAAGGAAGGGTATTCATAGCTTCCGAAATGGAATGAAAGAAAATCGGTAACCCACCCGAAACGAATGCGATCAATCAGATTTCCGGCAATCCCGCCGAAAAGCAGCCCCATCAGCACTTCATTCCGGCGCTTTCCCTCAATGATCTGGCTGCGGAACCAATAAAGCGCCACCATCACGCCGAATGAAATCAGAATCAGGATAATCCCGTGACCGGCAAGCAGGTTCCAGGCGGCACCGTCATTGCGAACATAGACAATATTAAAAAAACCATCAACAACCGGAATGGAATCGCCATAAACCAGATTAGCGCGTATCGCCTGCTTGGTTAGTTGATCAAGAAACAGAATGACCAAACCTATGATAAGAATCAGCACTGACGAACTCCTGAAAAACAGCCGCAAAAAAGGCACAAGATGCACGAAGACCGGAGCAAAACATGTCTTTGTGTTTCTTGTGCCTCTTCGTGGCCGATAACAATCCGGTATTAATCCGGCCTACATGCCATGCATGGTGCTGCCGAACGGACGGTAGGTCGTGGCCTGCCCCTTTTCGATCTCATTCTGCGCCTTGATGGAGTAACGAACATAAGGCAACGCTTCGAGACGCTCGATGTTGATCGGCTCACCGTACATTTCACAAATGCCGTACGTACCTTTTTCAATGCGACGAATTGCCTCATCAATTTCAAACAGAACATCCTGTTCACTGGAAAGCTGATTAAGCGCAAATTCGCGGTCGAATGTATCGGTCCCCTGATCGGAAAGCGACGGATCGCGCTCATTGGCACTCAGGGAGTCGCGGTTGATGGAAAGAATTTCACCGGTCACCCGCTCCCGCAGAATCAGAAGACGGTTGAGCTGCTCTTTGAGCTGCTTGGTGGTGAAATACTTATTTTTCCCGATCTTCCCGCTCAGCGGGCCGCCGGACGATTTTGCAACAGGCGAAGCGGATTTCGCTGTTTTATTCGCAGTCGTTTTCCCGGCAGCAGCTTTCTTTGCAGGGGCCTTCTTAGCAGTCTTTTTTGTCGCCATTTTCGGTTGTACTCCAGTCAAAATTCAGTTCCGAACCCGAATGAGGGCTGGGTATTTATCATCTGCCCCATGTCGTGTCAATGAGCATATCCGCTTTATTCAGCGGTCATAATGGACACCACACAACCATGTCCGTTCAAATCTAATTCCGTACCATTTTCAATACCTTTTTCCGTTACTTCGCAAGAAAGTGCCAGCGTTTCCCCGGCGATATATTCCCGGTTCGCAGCAACAGCGGCCGTCACCTCGTCATCCGAGCTGAAAAGCACGTGAATGCGCTGGGTAATCTCCAGATCCATTTCCTTACGCAGATTCTGTACCTTATTCACAAATTCGCGTGCCAACCCCTCGGCAATCAGATCCTCATTGAGCTGCGTATCAAGGCCGACAACCAATGCGCCTTCAGCACTCACCGCCATGCCTTCTTTCGGATTACGGACAATTTCAATATCATCGGAAGTCAGCTCAACCGTCCGGCCGTCCAACTCAACCGGCACCGTTTCACCGCTGGAAATCTCCGCAATCTGCGCATCCGTCAGGCTGTTGATCAGCGGAACGGCCTTTTTCATCAGCGGGCCGAGTTTCGGGCCAAGCTGTTTAAAGTTCGGTTTCGCCTGAATCGTAGCCAGTTCCGAGGAATCGGTTCCGAACTCCACAGTACGCACATTCAGCTCATCGGAAATCAGACTTTCCAATGCCTGAATATTGGCCAGCAGCTTTTCGTCATCGCAGACGACATACATTTTAGCCAGCGGCTGGCGGTTTTTCAGTTTGTATTCCGCGCGCAGCGTGCGCCCCTGCTCAACAGCATTCATCACCATGGCCATCTGACCTTCGAGCACTTCATCGCGTTTGGCGTCGGCCGCGGTCGGAAAATCGCAGAGATGAACCGATTCCGGCATATCGTCGGTTTTCAGGTTCTGATAGATGGTTTCGGAAATAAAAGGAGTAAACGGCGCGGCAATTTTGCACAGACCGAGCAGCACATCATATAAAGTGGAATAGGCCTGCACCTTGTCGGTATCATCTTCCGTTTTCCAGAAACGGCGGCGAGAACGGCGGATATACCAGTTTGTCAGATCTTCAATAAACGCCACGAACGGACGAACCGAAGCCTGAAGATCGTAGCGGTCCATCGCCCCGGTCACCTGCTGCTGCAAACGGGCCAGTGAACTCTGAATCCAGCGGTCCATCAGATTGTCGCGCTCCGACACCGACTGCCCCGGCGTCCAGCCGTCAATATTGGCATAGGTCACGAAGAAACTGTAGGCGTTCCACCACGGCAGCAAAAGATGGCGGAGCGAATGCTTCACGCCCTCCTCCGAAAACCGGAGCGATTCCGCCCGAACGACCGGCGAATAAATCATATAGAGGCGCAGCGCGTCGGCACCGTATTCATTGATCACGTGGATCGGGTCCGGATAGTTTTTCAGGCGCTTGGACATCTTCAGCCCGTCTTCCGCCAGTACCAGACCGTTGACCACCACATTTTTAAAGGCCGGTTTATCGAACAGCGCCGTGGACAGCACCATCAGCGTGTAAAACCAGCCCCGGGTCTGATCAAGCCCTTCAGCAATAAAGTCCGCCGGGAAGTTCGCTTCGAAATGCTCCTTGTTTTCAAAGGGATAGTGGTTCTGTGCATACGGCATGGAACCGGACTCGAACCAGCAGTCGAGCACCTCCGGCGTCCGTCTGTAGGTTTTACCGTCCTTTTCGATGATGATTTCATCGACATAATGCTTATGCAGATCTTCAACTTTTCTGCCGGACAGTTTTTCCAGCGTTTCAATGGAATCAACGCAGATCATATCGGACTTATCGTCTACATTCACCCACACCGGAATACAGGACCCCCAGAACCGATTACGGCTGATATTCCAGTCCTTGGCGTCAGCCAGCCAGTTGGCAAAACGCTTTTCGCCGACGTAATCCGGCATCCAGTGCACGCCCGAATTGTTCGCAAGCATTTTTTCGCGCAGATCCTCAACCCGGACATACCAGGCATCAATGGCGCGGTAAATCAGCGGAGTATCCGTACGTTCACAGAACGGATAACTGTGCTGAATGGTGCTCTGATGGATCAGTTTTCCGCTGTGCTTCAATA from Verrucomicrobia bacterium S94 carries:
- the miaA gene encoding tRNA (adenosine(37)-N6)-dimethylallyltransferase MiaA, with the protein product MSDAAPHAHFVIGPTASGKSAVAQYIAEREGQLIVSADSMNIYKGMDIGTAKPTFGDREKVDYAGFDLVEPTEKFNVAAYLDAVRPSFETGRNIIVVGGTGLYVKCLTEGFDDVPPENSELRKELESLDFRALEKRAKAEAGGLYERLTEDDRQNPRRLIRILEKDGTANSKWNSKPKPKLVGLYVERAVLLERIEKRVDEMYAAGLLEEAERLMGLELSQTAMQAIGYAEAFAVLKNEMTLEEAWEKTVIRTRQLAKRQMTWFRNQLNVEWINTADFKTPEALAAAVSSVWQKNGPTPVQI
- the lspA gene encoding signal peptidase II, with translation MPDCYRPRRGTRNTKTCFAPVFVHLVPFLRLFFRSSSVLILIIGLVILFLDQLTKQAIRANLVYGDSIPVVDGFFNIVYVRNDGAAWNLLAGHGIILILISFGVMVALYWFRSQIIEGKRRNEVLMGLLFGGIAGNLIDRIRFGWVTDFLSFHFGSYEYPSFNVADSAICIVFVVFLVMSFFDKKKQEEKTEDV
- a CDS encoding TraR/DksA family transcriptional regulator; this translates as MATKKTAKKAPAKKAAAGKTTANKTAKSASPVAKSSGGPLSGKIGKNKYFTTKQLKEQLNRLLILRERVTGEILSINRDSLSANERDPSLSDQGTDTFDREFALNQLSSEQDVLFEIDEAIRRIEKGTYGICEMYGEPINIERLEALPYVRYSIKAQNEIEKGQATTYRPFGSTMHGM
- a CDS encoding isoleucine--tRNA ligase translates to MFRDISSKVSFPQMEEEIIQFWKEQNIFKKSLEIRKNSDEFVFYDGPPFATGLPHYGHLLAGTIKDIIPRYQAMRGHYVSRRFGWDCHGLPIEALAQEALGLAGAPAIKEAGVDVFNEQCRSMVTQYVEEWEKTVTRMGRWVDFENDYKTMDKPFMETIWWVFSELWKQGRIYKAHRIMPYSWKLNTPLSNFEAGRNYQDVQDPAITVRVKLLDFEFENASALIWTTTPWTLPSNLAICAGPDIDYVAIKDKETHEVFVLAEARLSAYYKKEEEYEILKTFKGSELKGLKYEPIFDFFVDNPNSFQVLNDDFVSTEDGTGIVHMAPAYGEDDYRICRAADIPLVDPLDEDCVFTSRVPDYEGQFCKDADKAIIKVLKHSGKLIHQSTIQHSYPFCERTDTPLIYRAIDAWYVRVEDLREKMLANNSGVHWMPDYVGEKRFANWLADAKDWNISRNRFWGSCIPVWVNVDDKSDMICVDSIETLEKLSGRKVEDLHKHYVDEIIIEKDGKTYRRTPEVLDCWFESGSMPYAQNHYPFENKEHFEANFPADFIAEGLDQTRGWFYTLMVLSTALFDKPAFKNVVVNGLVLAEDGLKMSKRLKNYPDPIHVINEYGADALRLYMIYSPVVRAESLRFSEEGVKHSLRHLLLPWWNAYSFFVTYANIDGWTPGQSVSERDNLMDRWIQSSLARLQQQVTGAMDRYDLQASVRPFVAFIEDLTNWYIRRSRRRFWKTEDDTDKVQAYSTLYDVLLGLCKIAAPFTPFISETIYQNLKTDDMPESVHLCDFPTAADAKRDEVLEGQMAMVMNAVEQGRTLRAEYKLKNRQPLAKMYVVCDDEKLLANIQALESLISDELNVRTVEFGTDSSELATIQAKPNFKQLGPKLGPLMKKAVPLINSLTDAQIAEISSGETVPVELDGRTVELTSDDIEIVRNPKEGMAVSAEGALVVGLDTQLNEDLIAEGLAREFVNKVQNLRKEMDLEITQRIHVLFSSDDEVTAAVAANREYIAGETLALSCEVTEKGIENGTELDLNGHGCVVSIMTAE